CCGGGTCACCACCGCCGACTCCGGGCAGGGTCTGGACGCGCAGGGCCTCGTCGAGGCGCTCCTGCGTGGGACGGTCGGCCGCCGCTCCGGCACTGACCAGGAGGTCGTGCTCCTCGGTCCTGCCCAGCAGCAGAACGGCGCCCTGCGGGGCGGCGCCCGCGAGGTAGCGCACATTGGCGGGGCGGGAGACCAGCGCCGCCGCGCTGCCGCCCGCGTTGCAGTATTCCCTCAGACGCGTCCGGCGGGCCGCGTACACCTCTGACATGACCCGAGCGTATGAGCTCCGCCGGTTTTGCGCCGGTTGAGGGCGGCTGAGTGGGCGGTGCCCTGGATGTCCGGGTGGGCAGGGGTGTCGCCCGGGGTTGTATGACGTCCGCGCGTGCGTGGGGGCTCGGCGCGCAGTTCCCCGCGCCCCCTTGGGGCGCGTACTAAGGGGTGCTCACCACTGGGGTGGGCTGGCGATGGACCTGGCCAGGACGTCGTCGAGAACCCTCGCCGTCTCCGGGACGCCCAACTGCGAGTTGTCGATGATCGGCAGGCCGGAGCCGTACCAGCCGGCCATGCGGCCGTGGATGCGGGCGACCTCCTCGTCGGACAGCCGTCGGTTGCCCGAGCGCTCCGCGTTGCGTTCCAGGACGATCTCCAGGCCCGGCAGGAGCACGACCGGCAGCAGGCCCGGCCCCACATGACGCTTCCAGCCGCCGAGGCCCACGACCGGGCGGTCGGGGAAGACCGCGTCGTCGAGGATGCACGAGATGCCGTTCGCCAGGAAGTTGCGCGCGGCGAAGCCGCAGGTGCGGCGGGCCAGGCGGTACTGCGCCTCGGAGTTGTCGTTCCACCCGGACTGGGGGTCGGCGAAGCCGGAGCGGACCCACTCGCGTACGTCGTCGAGGCTGATGTGGGCCGTGGGGACCCGGCGGTGGTCCGCCCAGTACTTGGCGACGCTGGTCTTGCCGGCACCCGCGGGGCCGATGAGCAGCACCGCGAGCGTCGTGCCGGCGAGGTCGGGGACGGTCGCGGCGGGCGGGGCCATCGGCATGGCGACCGGGCCGCCGGGCGGTAGCGGCACGTGCCCGGTGGTCTCCGGCGTGGGCGGGGCGGAAGCCGGTCCCGGTCCCGGTCCGGGCGGGGGCGCCGGATATCCGGGCGCCGGGGGCGGTGGGGGCACGGGCACGGGGCCCTGGTGCGCGCCCGCGTGCTGCGGGCCCGGGTGATGTGCGGCCGGCGACCAGCCCGTGGCCGGTCCGTGCCCCGGCTGATGGGGCGGCGGCAGCGGAGAACCCACTGCGTGCTGCATCCGGTGCCACTCCGTCTCGTACAGGCGATGGGCGCTGACAGCGGGGCGGAACCCGCTTGCTACCGAACGGTACCGCCCCCGGTCGTCGATGTGTGAACGGCCGGGGGCGGTCCGAAGTGCCCGGCCCCGTAAGGCGATTTCGGGCGGAAGGCGCGCCGGAGGACTTACTGCCCCACTTCGCCGTACGCGGCGAGCAGCACGGCCGGGTCGGGTCCCTCCAGGACGGTGGGCTTGGCCAGACCGTCG
The Streptomyces tuirus genome window above contains:
- a CDS encoding Pro-rich N-terminal domain-containing protein; the protein is MQHAVGSPLPPPHQPGHGPATGWSPAAHHPGPQHAGAHQGPVPVPPPPPAPGYPAPPPGPGPGPASAPPTPETTGHVPLPPGGPVAMPMAPPAATVPDLAGTTLAVLLIGPAGAGKTSVAKYWADHRRVPTAHISLDDVREWVRSGFADPQSGWNDNSEAQYRLARRTCGFAARNFLANGISCILDDAVFPDRPVVGLGGWKRHVGPGLLPVVLLPGLEIVLERNAERSGNRRLSDEEVARIHGRMAGWYGSGLPIIDNSQLGVPETARVLDDVLARSIASPPQW